One Bacillota bacterium DNA window includes the following coding sequences:
- a CDS encoding TAXI family TRAP transporter solute-binding subunit encodes MRRGVLAAVTMCLVLAIGSTSFAAVTQLVMATGGTAGTYYPLGGAMAQLIGEKVKNVSITVQSTGASIANLRMIHSKEVDLALVQTDTADYAWNGTEFFQKDGKMRSFGVVASLYPELIQIVASADSGINSVADLKGKRVSVGAPGSGTEANARQILEAYGLSYKDLAQVQYLSFAESAEAFKDKHIDAFFVTAGIPNAGIQDVATQHKIKIVEVPDEMYKKLHDKYGFYGQAVIPAGTYINQTKDAKTVAVQAMLIARSDLDAGLVYEMTRALFENLPELAKAHAKGKEISLAGALAGVSTPLHPGTEKYFKEKGIIK; translated from the coding sequence ATGAGAAGAGGCGTATTGGCGGCGGTCACCATGTGTCTCGTGCTTGCCATCGGGTCCACATCGTTTGCTGCCGTGACGCAGCTCGTCATGGCCACCGGGGGGACAGCGGGCACGTATTACCCTTTGGGCGGGGCGATGGCCCAACTCATCGGCGAGAAAGTGAAGAACGTCAGCATAACCGTCCAAAGCACGGGCGCTTCTATCGCGAACCTCAGGATGATTCATTCGAAGGAAGTCGATCTTGCGCTGGTTCAGACTGACACAGCGGACTACGCATGGAACGGAACGGAGTTCTTCCAGAAAGACGGGAAGATGAGAAGCTTCGGCGTGGTGGCGTCGCTTTATCCGGAGCTCATCCAGATCGTGGCGTCGGCCGACTCCGGCATAAACTCCGTAGCCGATCTGAAGGGCAAGAGAGTGTCGGTGGGCGCGCCGGGCAGCGGCACGGAGGCGAACGCAAGACAGATTCTCGAGGCGTACGGACTGAGCTATAAGGACCTGGCTCAGGTGCAGTATCTTAGCTTCGCGGAGTCCGCGGAGGCGTTCAAGGACAAACACATCGATGCGTTCTTCGTGACCGCGGGCATTCCGAACGCCGGGATCCAGGACGTGGCGACTCAGCATAAGATCAAGATCGTTGAGGTCCCGGACGAGATGTACAAGAAACTGCACGACAAGTATGGTTTCTACGGCCAAGCCGTGATTCCGGCCGGCACCTACATCAACCAGACGAAGGACGCGAAGACAGTTGCCGTGCAAGCCATGCTCATAGCCCGGTCGGATCTCGACGCAGGTCTCGTTTACGAGATGACCCGAGCGCTTTTCGAGAACCTGCCGGAGCTTGCGAAAGCACATGCCAAGGGCAAGGAGATCAGCCTTGCCGGCGCTCTTGCGGGCGTGAGCACGCCGCTGCATCCCGGGACAGAGAAGTACTTCAAGGAGAAAGGCATTATCAAGTAG
- a CDS encoding DUF1850 domain-containing protein — translation MGASVPNAPEARLAGRQGGAVIAVLALGAILATAAMLAPFVGALEVREERTGRLVYLARVPAGGRFEVRFVHSVERTPVCEVFAVESGGVIYLVETRYKSFGAGLPTIADEGARFALEDGEVRITGIRRRIGELDLAVSPVPGHSLVVSGKMFAFADVARPGTALNIKAVRAPMAAFLFRGRCWWIKERTMSRETSSQAQATFPTGSKRSP, via the coding sequence ATGGGCGCAAGTGTCCCGAACGCACCCGAAGCGCGTCTCGCCGGTCGCCAGGGCGGCGCCGTCATCGCCGTCCTGGCGCTCGGTGCTATCCTGGCTACGGCGGCGATGCTCGCCCCTTTCGTAGGCGCGCTGGAGGTGAGGGAGGAGCGGACCGGTCGTCTGGTTTACCTCGCGCGTGTGCCCGCAGGGGGCAGGTTCGAGGTGCGCTTCGTTCACTCGGTGGAGAGGACGCCCGTTTGCGAGGTCTTCGCAGTCGAGTCCGGCGGCGTCATCTACCTTGTTGAGACGAGGTACAAGTCTTTCGGGGCTGGGCTCCCCACGATCGCAGACGAAGGCGCCCGGTTTGCCTTGGAAGATGGGGAGGTGCGCATCACCGGTATCCGCCGGCGCATCGGCGAGCTAGACCTGGCGGTAAGCCCGGTTCCCGGGCATTCGCTTGTGGTCTCCGGCAAGATGTTTGCCTTCGCGGACGTCGCCAGGCCCGGGACGGCCCTCAATATCAAGGCGGTTCGTGCGCCTATGGCCGCGTTTCTGTTCAGGGGGAGATGCTGGTGGATCAAAGAGCGGACGATGTCCAGAGAGACATCATCTCAAGCCCAGGCGACGTTTCCAACAGGGTCGAAACGGAGTCCGTGA
- a CDS encoding CoB--CoM heterodisulfide reductase iron-sulfur subunit A family protein: MRTGVFVCWCGLNIGGVVDVPEVVRVISSYPGVACALDYRYMCSDPGQQLIKDTIRRERLDSVVVAACSPAMHEATFQSVAASAGVNPYRCEIANIREQCSWPHQDEPGKATSKALELVRAAVEKARGDEELSALSVPLTRRALVIGAGIAGMQAALDIAEAGHEVVLVERQAHIGGHMAQLSETFPTLDCSQCILTPKTSEVGRHPRIKLLTNSDIESVSGYVGNFSVKIRRKATYVNWDVCTGCGLCTEKCPSKKPSVFERGLSQEPAIAIAFPQAVPHKPVISAEACRHFTKGKCGVCERACPAGAIDFGQRDSLVEEQVGAIVVATGYDLHPKAKVGEYGYGVYPDVIDGLEFERLNSASGPTQGEIRRPSDGKVPKEVVFIQCVGSRDQENGYPYCSKICCMYTAKHARLYKHKVPDGQPYVFYMDVRAGGKGYEEFVQQAMDEGVLYLRGRVARVFQDGDGLAVLGVDTLSGKKVEVRADMVVLATAIVPSSGAKDLAQLLKTAVDQFGFLSEAHPKLRPVESLTRGIYIAGCAQAPKDIPDTVTQAGSAAAKVLALFSAERLSHSPTVAAVDEELCSGCGICVKACAYEARTLDPTRRVATVNDVLCEGCGACVVACPNGATRQKNMTRSQVLSMIDAVMG, translated from the coding sequence ATGAGGACGGGTGTGTTCGTGTGCTGGTGCGGTCTGAACATCGGCGGAGTCGTGGACGTGCCGGAGGTCGTCCGGGTAATCTCGAGTTATCCGGGGGTTGCGTGCGCCCTTGACTATCGATACATGTGCTCCGATCCGGGCCAACAGCTCATCAAGGACACCATCAGGAGGGAGCGCCTGGACAGCGTGGTCGTTGCGGCGTGTTCGCCGGCTATGCACGAGGCCACGTTCCAGTCGGTGGCGGCAAGCGCCGGGGTGAATCCGTACAGGTGCGAGATCGCGAACATCCGCGAGCAATGCAGCTGGCCTCATCAAGATGAACCCGGCAAGGCCACGAGCAAGGCCTTGGAGCTCGTCCGAGCGGCTGTGGAAAAGGCTCGAGGCGACGAAGAGCTCTCGGCTCTATCCGTTCCTCTGACGAGGCGCGCCCTCGTCATAGGGGCGGGGATCGCCGGAATGCAGGCCGCTCTCGACATCGCAGAGGCGGGCCACGAGGTCGTGCTGGTGGAACGGCAGGCGCACATCGGAGGCCACATGGCTCAGCTTTCGGAGACGTTCCCGACCCTCGATTGCTCGCAGTGTATACTCACGCCGAAGACATCAGAGGTGGGAAGACACCCTCGGATCAAACTCCTCACGAACAGCGACATCGAATCGGTCTCAGGGTACGTGGGGAATTTCTCCGTGAAGATCCGCAGGAAGGCGACTTATGTGAACTGGGATGTCTGTACCGGCTGCGGCCTGTGCACGGAGAAGTGCCCATCCAAGAAGCCGTCCGTCTTCGAGAGAGGTCTTTCCCAGGAGCCCGCCATTGCCATCGCCTTTCCGCAGGCGGTGCCCCACAAGCCTGTGATCAGCGCCGAAGCGTGCAGGCATTTCACGAAGGGCAAGTGCGGAGTGTGCGAGAGGGCCTGCCCGGCCGGGGCAATCGACTTCGGGCAAAGGGACTCGCTTGTCGAAGAACAGGTCGGCGCGATCGTGGTTGCTACGGGATATGACCTCCATCCAAAGGCGAAGGTGGGGGAGTACGGTTACGGTGTGTACCCTGATGTCATCGACGGGCTCGAGTTCGAGCGACTCAACTCCGCGTCCGGTCCCACGCAGGGCGAGATAAGGCGTCCGTCCGACGGCAAGGTTCCTAAAGAAGTGGTGTTCATTCAGTGCGTGGGATCCCGGGATCAAGAGAACGGGTACCCCTATTGTTCGAAGATATGCTGCATGTACACGGCCAAGCATGCTCGGCTATACAAGCACAAAGTGCCTGACGGCCAGCCTTACGTGTTCTACATGGACGTGCGCGCAGGCGGTAAGGGTTACGAGGAGTTCGTGCAGCAAGCCATGGACGAGGGCGTGCTGTACCTGAGAGGCCGGGTGGCGCGGGTGTTCCAGGATGGCGACGGCCTTGCGGTGCTCGGGGTGGACACTCTCTCCGGCAAGAAGGTGGAGGTCCGCGCGGATATGGTGGTTCTCGCTACGGCCATCGTGCCCTCGAGTGGGGCGAAAGACCTCGCTCAGCTCCTCAAGACCGCCGTGGACCAATTCGGGTTCTTGTCCGAGGCTCACCCCAAGCTGCGCCCGGTGGAGAGCCTGACGCGCGGCATCTACATCGCGGGGTGCGCCCAGGCGCCGAAGGACATTCCCGACACGGTGACTCAAGCGGGTTCCGCGGCAGCGAAGGTGCTCGCGCTCTTCTCCGCAGAGAGGCTCTCCCATTCGCCGACTGTGGCCGCCGTAGATGAGGAACTGTGCAGCGGGTGCGGGATCTGTGTGAAAGCATGCGCGTACGAGGCCCGAACGCTTGACCCGACACGGCGCGTGGCGACGGTGAATGACGTGCTGTGCGAGGGGTGTGGCGCCTGCGTCGTGGCGTGCCCGAATGGTGCCACGAGACAGAAGAACATGACGAGATCCCAGGTGTTGTCGATGATCGATGCAGTGATGGGCTAG
- a CDS encoding sodium ion-translocating decarboxylase subunit beta: MNELLAGVRGLSFGNMVMFAVGGFLIYLAVKRDYEPMLLLPIGFGAILANIPFTSVLGEHGVLELLYNAGIKTELFPILIFVAVGAMVDFTPLLQRPETLLFGAAAQLGVFATMVVASYFGFNLKEAASIGIIGAADGPTSIYVATKFASHLLAPISVAAYSYMALVPIIQPPVVTALTTRAERRIRMDSREVAVPRIVRILFPIGVTLVAGVIAPISVALVGMLMFGNLIRESGVLERLSKAAQNELANLVTLLLGITIGSSMRADSFLNFRTLLIMGMGLLAFVFDTGGGVLFAKALNLVLRRKINPMIGACGISAFPMSARVIAKMALKEDPTNYIVMHAVGANVAGQIASIVAGSLILALVS; the protein is encoded by the coding sequence CTGAACGAACTCTTGGCGGGTGTGCGGGGGTTGAGCTTCGGCAACATGGTAATGTTTGCCGTCGGCGGATTTCTCATATACCTTGCGGTGAAGCGCGACTACGAGCCGATGCTGCTCCTCCCCATTGGATTCGGCGCCATCCTCGCGAACATACCATTTACGTCTGTCCTTGGCGAACACGGCGTGTTAGAACTGCTTTACAACGCGGGGATCAAGACCGAGCTCTTCCCCATACTGATCTTCGTGGCCGTTGGGGCGATGGTGGACTTCACGCCACTCCTGCAGAGGCCGGAAACGCTCCTTTTCGGAGCCGCGGCGCAGCTGGGAGTGTTCGCTACCATGGTGGTAGCATCGTACTTCGGCTTCAACCTGAAGGAGGCGGCGTCCATAGGGATCATAGGGGCGGCAGATGGTCCGACCTCGATCTACGTAGCCACCAAGTTCGCGAGCCACCTCCTCGCGCCGATATCAGTCGCCGCATATTCATACATGGCGCTGGTACCGATCATACAGCCCCCCGTGGTGACAGCCCTCACGACGAGGGCCGAGAGGCGTATCCGCATGGATTCGCGGGAAGTCGCGGTGCCTCGGATCGTGCGCATCCTGTTCCCCATAGGCGTGACCCTCGTAGCAGGGGTGATCGCTCCGATCAGCGTCGCCCTTGTCGGCATGCTCATGTTCGGCAATCTGATAAGGGAAAGCGGTGTGTTGGAGAGGCTGTCCAAGGCCGCGCAGAACGAGCTCGCCAACTTGGTCACGCTCCTCCTCGGCATCACCATTGGCTCGTCGATGCGGGCGGATTCCTTCCTGAACTTCAGGACTCTCCTCATCATGGGCATGGGCCTGCTCGCCTTCGTGTTCGATACAGGAGGAGGTGTGCTGTTCGCGAAGGCTCTTAACCTGGTGCTGCGCCGCAAGATAAACCCGATGATAGGAGCGTGCGGGATATCGGCGTTCCCGATGTCCGCACGGGTCATCGCGAAGATGGCCCTCAAAGAAGACCCGACCAACTACATAGTGATGCACGCCGTGGGGGCGAACGTTGCCGGCCAGATAGCGTCCATAGTGGCTGGAAGTCTGATACTCGCCCTCGTGTCTTAG
- a CDS encoding TRAP transporter permease, whose translation MKYDRESAYRRIPGLYSVVISVIAIAFSLFQLYTAAFGVLPAQIQRAVHLGFGVLLAFLLYPASKRGIRKLAWYDVVLAVIGAFVMSYLVWNFKELLVRAGAYTTFDIVIGAIGILLVLEATRRVVGIPILVVVCCFLAYAYFGRYVPGFFQHRGASITRLVGHMFFTTEGMFGIPLGVSSTFIFLFILFGAFLEKTGIGQFFIDIANSVAGHAAGGPAKVAVITSALEGTVSGSSVANTVGSGSFTIPMMKRLGYRPEFAGAVEASASTGGQIMPPIMGAAAFLMAEFIGVPYLQVAKSAIIPAILYFTGVFIVVHLEAKKTGLRGLPRERLPRFWAIMRERGQLFLPLVAIIYLLVEGSTPMKAALWGLVVAVLASCISRATRMKPADILAALEQGARNALGVVIACAAAGMIVGTVTLTGLGLKLANGLILLARGQLLPTLFFTMVTSLVLGMGAPTTANYVITSTIAAPALLKLGVPVMAAHMFAFYFGIVADVTPPVALAAFAGSGIAKSNPIKTGIEATKLSIAAFLIPYFFVYAPSLLLVGTMSWLDTLRVVAGAVVGMIAVGAAVEGWLLTSTRNVERPVLFVAGLLLIHPHISTDLLGILLIGVVWLAQMARLRRRGVSRGVTA comes from the coding sequence ATGAAGTACGACAGGGAGTCCGCGTATCGGAGGATTCCTGGGCTGTACTCCGTTGTCATCAGCGTCATTGCCATCGCCTTCTCACTCTTTCAGCTGTACACCGCGGCGTTCGGCGTGCTGCCGGCTCAGATACAACGGGCAGTCCACCTGGGTTTCGGAGTCCTCCTCGCGTTCCTGCTCTATCCCGCGTCGAAAAGAGGTATCCGCAAACTGGCGTGGTACGACGTGGTGTTGGCAGTGATCGGTGCGTTCGTGATGAGCTATCTCGTTTGGAACTTCAAGGAGCTCCTGGTTCGCGCGGGAGCGTACACCACCTTTGACATAGTCATCGGCGCGATCGGCATCCTGTTGGTGCTGGAAGCCACCAGGCGCGTCGTGGGGATTCCCATCTTGGTTGTGGTGTGCTGTTTCCTTGCGTACGCCTACTTCGGGCGATACGTGCCGGGGTTCTTCCAACATCGCGGCGCCTCGATCACGAGGCTCGTCGGACACATGTTCTTCACGACCGAGGGAATGTTCGGCATCCCACTAGGTGTGTCGTCCACCTTCATATTCCTGTTCATCCTGTTTGGTGCGTTCCTCGAGAAGACAGGGATAGGTCAGTTCTTCATCGACATCGCCAACTCCGTGGCGGGCCACGCCGCCGGTGGCCCGGCCAAAGTGGCGGTGATAACGAGCGCGCTGGAGGGCACGGTTTCCGGAAGCTCCGTCGCGAATACCGTGGGCTCCGGCAGCTTCACGATCCCCATGATGAAGAGGCTCGGCTACAGACCGGAGTTTGCGGGGGCGGTAGAGGCGTCGGCGTCTACTGGAGGGCAGATCATGCCCCCGATCATGGGAGCGGCTGCGTTCCTCATGGCTGAGTTCATCGGCGTGCCATATCTCCAGGTGGCGAAATCCGCGATCATCCCCGCCATCCTCTATTTCACGGGCGTGTTCATCGTGGTCCATCTCGAGGCGAAGAAGACCGGGCTGCGCGGGCTGCCGCGAGAGCGCCTGCCGCGGTTTTGGGCCATCATGCGTGAGCGGGGCCAGCTTTTCCTCCCGTTGGTCGCCATCATATACCTTCTCGTTGAGGGAAGCACGCCCATGAAGGCCGCGCTATGGGGCCTTGTGGTTGCCGTCTTGGCCAGCTGCATTTCCAGGGCGACCAGGATGAAACCTGCTGACATCTTGGCCGCACTCGAGCAAGGCGCCCGCAACGCCCTCGGTGTCGTGATAGCGTGCGCTGCGGCGGGCATGATAGTGGGAACGGTGACTCTGACAGGCCTCGGCCTGAAGCTGGCGAACGGGCTCATCCTGCTGGCTCGTGGACAGCTTCTTCCAACCCTTTTCTTCACCATGGTGACGTCGCTGGTACTCGGGATGGGAGCACCAACGACGGCCAACTACGTCATCACGTCAACTATAGCAGCGCCCGCACTCCTGAAACTGGGTGTCCCCGTCATGGCGGCTCACATGTTTGCGTTCTACTTCGGCATCGTGGCCGACGTGACGCCGCCCGTGGCTCTCGCTGCATTCGCGGGGTCGGGGATAGCCAAGTCGAATCCGATCAAGACGGGGATCGAGGCGACTAAGCTCTCAATAGCCGCTTTCCTTATCCCGTACTTCTTCGTATACGCTCCCTCGCTTCTCCTCGTGGGCACCATGTCTTGGCTCGACACGCTGAGAGTCGTCGCGGGAGCCGTGGTCGGCATGATAGCAGTGGGAGCGGCCGTTGAGGGGTGGCTGTTGACATCCACGCGCAACGTCGAGAGGCCGGTCCTATTTGTCGCAGGGCTTCTGCTCATCCATCCTCACATCTCCACGGATCTCCTAGGCATATTGCTGATAGGCGTCGTCTGGTTGGCTCAAATGGCGAGGCTGCGTCGTAGAGGCGTGTCCCGAGGAGTCACCGCGTGA
- a CDS encoding hydrogenase iron-sulfur subunit, translated as MSAGEEFEPRIVAFLCNWCTYTGADLAGVSRIQYPPNVLPLRVMCSGSVDPMYIIKALLDGADGVLVGGCHPGDCHYVSGNYKARRRLAVLSAILDEFEIDSRRVWFRFISASEGALFARTVRDMTDALRSLGPNPARALWIT; from the coding sequence ATGAGCGCTGGTGAGGAGTTCGAGCCGAGAATCGTAGCGTTCCTGTGTAACTGGTGTACATACACGGGCGCTGACCTCGCAGGTGTGTCCAGGATTCAGTACCCGCCCAACGTGCTGCCGCTTCGCGTCATGTGCTCGGGTTCGGTGGATCCGATGTACATTATCAAAGCCCTCCTGGACGGGGCGGATGGAGTCCTCGTCGGCGGATGCCATCCCGGTGACTGTCATTACGTGAGTGGGAACTACAAGGCCAGGCGGCGCCTGGCGGTTCTCTCCGCGATCCTGGACGAGTTCGAGATAGACAGCCGGCGGGTCTGGTTCAGGTTCATCAGCGCGAGCGAGGGCGCGCTCTTCGCGAGGACCGTGCGCGACATGACAGACGCGCTGAGGTCGCTTGGACCCAATCCTGCGCGCGCGCTGTGGATCACATAG
- a CDS encoding NADP-dependent malic enzyme, whose product MGRKEDLVARAKKPAEDALKLHPFYRGKIETVPKCEIRDFQDFAVWYSPGVAAPCKEIAQNRELVYSYTNKWNTVAVVSDGTRVLGLGDIGPEAGLPVMEGKALLFKYLGGVDAFPICLGTKDPDEIISAVKWIQPSFGGVNLEDIEQPKCFYVLERLREEAEIPVWHDDQQGTAAVTVAGLVNALKLVGKDISKVDIAMIGAGAANIRTAWLIIAAGADPGRIVMCDTKGTLHKGRTELARTHKEKWELAQRTNERCVEGQIPDAMRGADVVIALSKPGPDVIHPEWVKSMAKDPIVFVCANPVPEMWPWDATEAGAAVVATGRSDFPNQVNNSLGFPAIFRGTLDVRAKTITDEMCLAAALELARCAEDRGLSREYIIPTMDEWEVYPREAAAVGTKAIEQGVARITLTWDELYKNAEAMISRSRETARLLMEKGIIPKAARG is encoded by the coding sequence ATGGGCCGGAAAGAAGATCTTGTTGCCAGGGCGAAGAAGCCCGCGGAGGACGCCCTCAAACTCCACCCGTTCTACCGGGGCAAGATCGAGACGGTTCCCAAGTGTGAGATTCGTGACTTTCAGGACTTCGCCGTGTGGTACTCGCCGGGCGTTGCGGCTCCCTGCAAGGAGATCGCTCAGAACAGGGAGCTCGTTTACTCCTACACGAACAAATGGAACACCGTGGCGGTGGTGTCGGACGGCACGAGGGTCTTGGGATTGGGCGACATCGGGCCTGAAGCTGGCTTGCCCGTGATGGAGGGCAAGGCTCTGCTCTTCAAGTACCTGGGTGGAGTGGACGCGTTCCCGATATGCCTTGGGACCAAGGACCCTGATGAGATAATATCCGCGGTGAAGTGGATACAGCCGTCTTTCGGCGGAGTGAACCTGGAGGACATAGAGCAGCCCAAGTGCTTCTATGTGCTCGAGCGGCTGCGCGAAGAAGCGGAGATTCCCGTATGGCATGACGACCAGCAAGGAACGGCGGCCGTGACCGTCGCGGGCCTTGTAAACGCTCTCAAGCTCGTGGGAAAGGACATCAGCAAGGTCGATATCGCCATGATAGGGGCGGGTGCCGCCAACATCCGCACGGCGTGGCTCATAATCGCGGCAGGCGCGGACCCGGGGAGAATCGTGATGTGCGATACCAAGGGCACCCTCCACAAGGGCCGAACCGAACTTGCGAGGACCCACAAGGAGAAGTGGGAGCTGGCGCAGCGGACCAACGAGCGGTGCGTTGAAGGACAGATACCCGACGCCATGCGCGGAGCGGACGTGGTGATCGCCCTCTCGAAGCCTGGCCCCGACGTCATACACCCAGAGTGGGTGAAATCGATGGCGAAGGATCCCATAGTGTTTGTGTGCGCGAACCCGGTGCCGGAGATGTGGCCATGGGATGCGACGGAAGCTGGGGCAGCCGTCGTGGCAACCGGACGGTCGGACTTCCCCAATCAGGTTAACAACTCCCTCGGCTTCCCGGCGATCTTCAGGGGCACCCTCGACGTCAGGGCGAAGACCATCACCGACGAGATGTGCCTTGCCGCTGCGCTGGAGCTCGCAAGGTGCGCGGAGGACAGGGGGCTCTCGCGCGAGTACATCATCCCCACCATGGATGAATGGGAGGTGTACCCCAGAGAGGCGGCCGCCGTGGGGACGAAAGCCATCGAGCAGGGGGTCGCGCGGATCACCCTGACTTGGGATGAATTGTACAAGAACGCCGAGGCCATGATCTCACGGTCGCGGGAGACCGCCAGGCTGCTGATGGAGAAGGGGATCATCCCGAAAGCGGCAAGGGGGTAG
- a CDS encoding DUF3870 domain-containing protein, giving the protein MNTVSKENRATRRTMFFGGYAKLPTGITAEELYKVVGVGLEIEPVTGEIVDADCTLATSTAKKVFRQLVTGRRIDADMGAIVDDLRAYYHGAAQRALLTALRAIREKYRATCLGPAKQPAGEADGATGEGNEG; this is encoded by the coding sequence GTGAACACTGTGTCGAAGGAAAACCGCGCAACGCGGCGAACAATGTTCTTCGGCGGGTACGCGAAGCTGCCCACCGGAATCACGGCGGAGGAACTGTACAAGGTGGTGGGGGTGGGCCTGGAGATCGAGCCCGTGACCGGCGAGATAGTTGACGCGGACTGCACCCTCGCTACTTCGACCGCCAAGAAAGTCTTCAGGCAGCTCGTGACCGGGCGCAGAATCGACGCTGACATGGGAGCCATCGTGGACGACCTGAGGGCGTACTACCATGGTGCTGCGCAGAGAGCGCTCCTGACGGCTCTCAGGGCCATCCGCGAGAAATACCGGGCGACGTGCCTCGGCCCGGCCAAGCAGCCGGCGGGTGAGGCCGACGGCGCTACGGGTGAGGGAAACGAAGGCTGA
- a CDS encoding 4Fe-4S dicluster domain-containing protein gives MRARRCSGCGVCVAVCAHGARSLDEETRRAVVDEFLCRGCGACQAACPSGAASHAGFETERVMSALDAALGG, from the coding sequence GTGCGCGCGAGGCGCTGCTCGGGGTGCGGCGTGTGCGTAGCCGTGTGCGCTCACGGCGCGCGGTCTCTCGATGAAGAGACGAGGCGAGCCGTGGTGGACGAATTCCTCTGCCGAGGGTGTGGGGCGTGCCAGGCGGCGTGCCCGTCGGGCGCGGCTTCGCATGCCGGGTTCGAGACGGAGCGCGTCATGTCTGCTCTAGACGCGGCGCTGGGCGGATAG
- a CDS encoding 4Fe-4S dicluster domain-containing protein, translating to MRLTRDVIRGDSRRKLLDISGEDVAACYQCGKCSAGCAMGAMMDLLPHQVIRLVQLGQIDDALASRTIWLCASCLACSARCPRGVSLPHVMEALRVTLLRSGGRHLDLSRLPSDVFENAPEQVFVAGLRKYT from the coding sequence TTGAGGCTCACGCGCGATGTGATAAGGGGCGATAGCAGACGCAAGCTGCTTGACATCAGCGGGGAGGACGTCGCTGCGTGTTACCAGTGCGGCAAGTGCTCCGCCGGCTGCGCGATGGGGGCGATGATGGATCTCCTCCCTCACCAGGTGATTAGACTCGTGCAGCTCGGGCAGATTGATGACGCGCTCGCGTCCCGAACGATTTGGCTGTGTGCCTCGTGCCTAGCATGTAGTGCGCGGTGTCCGAGGGGCGTGAGCCTGCCGCACGTCATGGAAGCGCTCAGGGTGACGCTCCTGCGTTCGGGTGGGCGGCATCTCGACCTCTCGCGCCTCCCGTCGGATGTCTTCGAGAACGCTCCGGAGCAAGTTTTCGTGGCCGGTCTCCGGAAGTACACGTGA
- a CDS encoding CoB--CoM heterodisulfide reductase iron-sulfur subunit B family protein has protein sequence MRPGEMGYVYFPGCTLRVRAKGFESSALASARALGVHLEELPNWQCCGATFPLQVDNAFPLVSPARTLASARKMGGRLVTLCSACYNVLKRTNHVMRTDADRRFKVNAFIEEDYGGDVEVAHLLEVLRDDVGFDEIAKRAKVPLGGLAAAPYYGCLLLRPADELEFDDPESPHILEDFLAALGCKVVDHPYKIECCGSYVALEPGQAALEPSRLVVESAKTRGAQVIVTSCPLCQYNLEVSQGRPHGLAGAGVPVIYFTQLLAVALGLSEDVLGFEDQMISPGPLLRSVGAMGSEATA, from the coding sequence TTGCGGCCAGGCGAGATGGGCTACGTGTATTTTCCAGGATGCACGCTGCGGGTAAGGGCCAAAGGCTTCGAGTCGTCGGCTCTCGCTTCAGCGCGTGCGCTCGGCGTTCATCTCGAAGAGCTGCCGAATTGGCAGTGCTGCGGGGCGACATTTCCGCTGCAGGTGGATAACGCGTTTCCGCTCGTGTCCCCAGCTCGGACCCTTGCGTCCGCCAGAAAGATGGGCGGACGACTCGTGACCCTGTGCTCCGCCTGTTACAATGTGCTCAAGCGAACGAACCACGTGATGCGTACGGACGCCGACCGCCGCTTCAAGGTGAACGCTTTCATAGAGGAGGATTACGGTGGAGATGTCGAGGTCGCGCATCTGCTAGAGGTGCTCCGTGATGACGTCGGGTTCGACGAGATTGCGAAGCGCGCGAAGGTGCCCCTCGGCGGCCTCGCGGCCGCGCCCTACTACGGCTGCCTGCTGTTGAGACCCGCCGACGAGCTCGAATTCGACGACCCGGAGTCGCCCCACATCCTTGAGGATTTCCTCGCCGCTCTGGGATGCAAGGTCGTTGACCATCCGTACAAGATAGAGTGTTGCGGTAGCTACGTAGCGCTTGAGCCCGGACAGGCCGCTTTGGAGCCGAGCAGGCTTGTGGTGGAGTCGGCGAAGACAAGGGGCGCCCAGGTCATCGTGACGAGCTGCCCCCTGTGCCAGTACAATCTCGAGGTCTCGCAGGGAAGACCTCACGGCCTGGCCGGAGCAGGGGTCCCCGTGATCTACTTCACTCAGCTTCTAGCCGTCGCCCTCGGTCTTTCAGAGGATGTCTTGGGCTTTGAGGACCAGATGATCTCTCCAGGGCCGCTCCTGCGGTCCGTCGGGGCCATGGGAAGTGAGGCTACGGCATGA